One stretch of Bombina bombina isolate aBomBom1 chromosome 7, aBomBom1.pri, whole genome shotgun sequence DNA includes these proteins:
- the BAIAP2L2 gene encoding brain-specific angiogenesis inhibitor 1-associated protein 2-like protein 2 encodes MDKNTKLDMQFIHDSQNRYEMEYRHRAATLDKCMSEVWKMERQRDRNLRDMKENVNMLHSDMLSFVRESQRAAELEEKRRYRFLAEKHWLLCSTFLQYHNRAQGVLQTRLPAWKEQVETSRTQAGPVPQAQNYNRASVNARDSMQMAPRPLGEVPIMSRTASPAENAEHSDFAKRGLPRTPSSGSLNSIQLRTRSSSFGEVAVAAVAAAASSPGTRRVQAIVDHNPGGNRTLLQFSKGAVITVLVPEARNGWLYGKLENQSTTGWFPEAYVKSLDREQDSRSFALRSAHSTGDLLDDIPEPDYKQTPREQGPSNPNSHRGSVASAAPPPPPPMGGRTGKKAQSGGRGDLFPRGTNPFATVKLRPTVTNDRSAPLIR; translated from the exons ATGGACAAGAACACCAAGTTAGACATGCAGTTTATACAC GACAGTCAGAACCGCTATGAAATGGAATATCGTCACCGAGCCGCTACTCTGGACAAGTGCATGtcagaggtctggaagatggagcggCAGAGAGACCGTAACCTGAGGGACATGAAG GAGAACGTTAATATGCTGCACTCAGACATGTTGTCCTTTGTCCGGGAGAGTCAGCGTGCAGCAGAACTGGAAGAGAAGCGCAGATACCGCTTCCTCGCAGAGAAACACTGGCTGCTGTGTAGCACTTTCTTGCAGTACCATAACCGG GCTCAGGGGGTGCTACAGACTCGACTGCCCGCATGGAAGGAGCAGGTTGagaccagcagaacacaggctGGACCAGTACCTCAGGCACAGAACTACAACAGAGCAAGCGTTAACGCACGAGACTCCATGCAAATG GCACCGAGACCCCTGGGAGAGGTACCTATAATGAGTCGCACAGCAAGTCCTGCAGAAAATGCAGAACATTCGGATTTTGCTAAAAGAGGACTACCAAGGACACCATCATCCG GTTCTCTAAACAGCATTCAGCTCCGCACTCGCTCCAGTTCCTTTGGGGAGGTGGCTGTGGCTGCTGTGGCAGCTGCTGCATCTAGTCCAGGAACTAGAAGAGTTCAGGCTATCGTAGATCATAACCCAGGAGGAAATCGCACACTTCTCCAGTTTTCCAAAGGTGCTGTCATTACCGTGCTGGTCCCCGAAGCCCGGAATGGCTGGCTGTATGGCAAGCTGGAGAATCAATCCAC GACTGGATGGTTCCCAGAAGCTTATGTGAAATCTCTGGATAGAGAACAAGACTCCAG GTCCTTTGCACTGCGCAGTGCACATAGTACTGGTGACCTCCTGGATGACATCCCAGAACCAGATTACAAGCAGACCCCCCGGGAGCAGGGACCCTCCAACCCAAACAGCCACCGGGGAAGTGTAGCAAGCGCAGCTCCTCCTCCACCACCGCCAATGGGAGGCCGCACAGGAAAG